Genomic segment of Streptomyces longhuiensis:
CGACCAGTTCGATCCTTTCCGGCGGACCGCCGTCGAGCTCGGCGAACACTCCCTTCGGGGTCCGCTCGACCCACAGCCGGCCGTCGGCGTCCTCGCTGACGACGGTGTCGCTGACGGACGACGAGTACGCGCCCACGAACCTCGCTGTCTCGACACATGGGGCGTTGGCGTCCGGCACCGGGAGCGCCGGCATTTCTATTCCGGCCAGCTCGCGCAGCACGCGTCCGACGAGTTCGACGTACAGCGGGAGCGGGTTGCCGCCGTTGGTCAGCAGTGCCACCGCGATGTCGTGTTCGGGAGCCACGCGCAGGAAGGCCGACTGGCCGAGCGTGCCTCCGTCGTGGCCGACCACCGCGCCGCCGGGCCAGTCGAAGAGCGACCAGCCCAGTCCCCAGGCGTCGCCCATCAGACCGAGATCCGGCAGTTCCACCTCGCGGTGCCTCATGGCGAGCGCGCTCTCCGGCGCGAGCACCGCCGTCCCGTCGGGCCCCCTGCCCCCGTCGAGATGCATCCGCGCGAATGTCACCAGGTCCCGCGGCCGCATCGCCAGCATCGATCCGGCGGGCGCGTTCGACCGGGGCAGTGCCCAGACGTGCGCGGGCTGCGGCTCGACGCCCTGCTCCGGCGTGAGGTGCCCCGACGCGGCACGGAACCTGACGGCCTCGTACGGGCTGGGGGCGACGTGGGTCAGCCCCAGCAGCGTGAACAGGTGGTCGCGCAGGCAGTCGTCGTACGACGTGTCGCGCAGCACCTCGACGATGCGACCGAGTACGCAGAAGGCGGCGTTGTTGTACGAGAACATCTCGCCCGGCGCGAACAGCTGGGGCACATCGCCGAGGAGGCTGACGAGCTTGTGCACCGCGTCGTCCCCGCGTCCGGTGTCGAGGAAGATGTCGCCCTCGAACCCCGAGGTGTGGCACATCAGTTGGCGGACGGTGATCTGCGCGGAGGCCGTCTCGTCACCAACGGCGAATGCGGGCAGGTACGCCCGGACCGGGGCGTCGATGTCGAGCGCGCCCTCGTCGACGAGCTGCATCGCCAGCGTGGTCGTCCAGACCTTGGTGATCGAACCGATCTGGAAGACGGAGTCCGCAGTGGCCTCCACACCGGTGTTCTTGTTCAGCACCCCGGCCGCACGGTCGATCGTCTCGCCGTGCGCGTATACGGCGATCGACGCGGCCGGCACCTTGTGTTCGGCCAGCAACTCGGGAAGGCGACTTTCCAACCAGCCACAGAGTTCATTGAGTTCGGACATGTGCACCTCTTGTCTCGGCGAGGGAGAACGGGTGATTCCGGGAGGGTATGACCTGCGCGCTCATGGCCGATTCGTGAGAAACGACGAGAACTGGCGAAACCTTCATCGTGGCCGACGAAACACCGGGCCGCCGGTATCGGTTACCGCCTGAGCCAGTCCACCGCCTGGGCGGCCGCGAACCCGATGAAGGCGTCACGCTCGGGAACCCTCGAACGGGCGTCGACGGCCCTGGTGAAGACGCCGACCGCGTACCGGCCACCGTCCGGGTACTCCACCACGCCGATCTCGTTGCGCAGTGAGGGCAGCGTGCCGGTCTTGCCGCTGATCGTGACGTCGTCGTCCGCGAAGCCGGAGCGCAGCCGGTGCGGCCACACCTGCAGTTCCAGCCAGCGCCGGACGTCGGCGCATGCCGCCGCGGGCGCCGCTTCGTCACGCCAGATCAGGCCCAGCAGGCGGGTGCTCTCCGCGGCGGTGGTCCGGCAGGTCTCTTCGGGTGTCAACGCGCGCAGCTTGGCGAGTTGTTCGGCAGGCATCGCGGCCAGGATCCGTTCGTCGTCCTGGTAGTCGATCCCGAGGTCCTCCCCGATCGTGCGCAACAGGTCCCCGCAGTCATGGGGGACGGCCGTCTGCGGGAGGCCGAGTCGACGCAGCGTCTCGGCCACCGCGGCCTTTCCCACCTTCCCGAGGATCAGGTCCGTGGCGACGTTGTCGCTGATGCCGATCATCAGGACGGCCAGGTCGTACCAGGACATCGTGACGTCGTGGAGGAACGTCGCGAGGCCGTACGGACTGGCGGTCGGATGTCCTGGCGGCACCGTGATCCGCTCGGCGAGGTCGAGTTCACCGTCGGCCGCCTGC
This window contains:
- a CDS encoding serine hydrolase domain-containing protein, with translation MSELNELCGWLESRLPELLAEHKVPAASIAVYAHGETIDRAAGVLNKNTGVEATADSVFQIGSITKVWTTTLAMQLVDEGALDIDAPVRAYLPAFAVGDETASAQITVRQLMCHTSGFEGDIFLDTGRGDDAVHKLVSLLGDVPQLFAPGEMFSYNNAAFCVLGRIVEVLRDTSYDDCLRDHLFTLLGLTHVAPSPYEAVRFRAASGHLTPEQGVEPQPAHVWALPRSNAPAGSMLAMRPRDLVTFARMHLDGGRGPDGTAVLAPESALAMRHREVELPDLGLMGDAWGLGWSLFDWPGGAVVGHDGGTLGQSAFLRVAPEHDIAVALLTNGGNPLPLYVELVGRVLRELAGIEMPALPVPDANAPCVETARFVGAYSSSVSDTVVSEDADGRLWVERTPKGVFAELDGGPPERIELVAYDGDKLIPVKPQHGMHPVHAFVGDDGTGRAQFLHTGRADRRVSR
- a CDS encoding serine hydrolase; protein product: MVTESELVGTITGRAAEVGVQVRLHAADLDSPRQVGIDADEPVVTASVFKVPVAVELARQAADGELDLAERITVPPGHPTASPYGLATFLHDVTMSWYDLAVLMIGISDNVATDLILGKVGKAAVAETLRRLGLPQTAVPHDCGDLLRTIGEDLGIDYQDDERILAAMPAEQLAKLRALTPEETCRTTAAESTRLLGLIWRDEAAPAAACADVRRWLELQVWPHRLRSGFADDDVTISGKTGTLPSLRNEIGVVEYPDGGRYAVGVFTRAVDARSRVPERDAFIGFAAAQAVDWLRR